In the Oscarella lobularis chromosome 9, ooOscLobu1.1, whole genome shotgun sequence genome, TTAGCTGCGGCGCACGCGTTTCCAGACAGGCACGTTGGACAAGATCTAATTAGTAGTCACTTCTAAGAGTTCCTGTACACTGCTTTTTGGTTACACTTGCCGAAGTGCAAGCCGCGTAAGAAAACCGCGCTTATTTTCCTGTATTTGATTCGCCGGTTTTTTTCACCTAAAGATTCTAGGTGGGTGGGTATGAATTCAAGTTCCCGCCAAGCTAGTACAGTAATTTCAGCCAAAGCTTAACAGCCCCAGCCAGGAGGCTCTCTGCATGCCAAGTGCCCATGTGCTGTTACCTTTCTGCGTGTACATTCTTCACGTTTGCCTTTGCCCGTAACGTATCAATGCGCGCTGAATCGCTGCAATCGCCAATTTCCATTCGGAAGCATTCTCACGAAAACTGACGCTGTGAAAATGGCCCCtcagtcgttgtcaccgCAGCCTCAACTCATATCAAAGGAGCGAGACGAGAGACTCGTCTtccgacgacgcgcgcgcgcgctaacacgATGACTTCCTCCGCTTCTGCATCGCCTCTCGACCTTCCCGTCGTCCTTTACGAAATTTTCCGTCATTGTAACGCTCGCACGCTCGCCAGAGCGAGTTGCGTCAATCGCCTATGGCGCGAAACGGCTcaacgcgtgacgtcaaacgcaGTCAGAGCGTTCTCGACCCACTTTactgcgcgttcgacgtaCGCCGAATGCCtactcgacgtcgcttctcaCATCGACACGCTCCAACGCGCACCAGCAGCTCTCCTACTATTCATTTCgcaggacgacgatgacgatgacgtcgacgtagtgacgtcattttgcaGTAGAATACCATCAAATTGCATAGCAATATTCTGCCACAACGAAGAAGTTGGCGTCATCGGCAAAGACGGACGCGTTTTCGAGTCGGACGATAAACAACCGATCGTCGTGACAACGCTCGTCGTTCCTCGATTAAATAATATGTCCGTTCAACTGCTCGGCTTGAACGGATACGAGAGTCCGAAAAAATTCACCGAGAACGCGATTCGCAGTCTCTTTGCTAGTAGCAACGTCGACCGGAGCCGCCGAAGACCCAAGCAGGAACTCGTGAATTTATTCCCCGGCGGCGTCATCGATTACGAGTCGTCGCGTCTCGTTCTCTGCTTGACGTCCAGCGAAAGTCAATACTCCCCCGGTTGCAGTCAGCCGTTCTATCGCGGacttcttcgttgtcgtcgtcgtcgtcatggtaACGCACTAACTGGCGCTCTCGTCGGCGGTACGGTCATAGGGGGTATTCGCTGCTACGTCGGTGCGACACCGATTCCTTATCCTAATTCGTCCCTTCTCGGATTGGCACTCGGAGGAGTCGGTTTTCGGCCCGCTACCGTggtgtcacgtgacgttcgaGACGTTCGAGACTTGATGGCGAGAGTTCGTCGAGATTTGAGTGGtggcgcgtcgacgcttctATCCGCCGCGTGTTTCGCGTGTATTTGCGTCGGGCGACGAGATGACGTCGTACCCGGATCGTCGTTGGATCCTTTGCACTCGATGCGAGCGCTCTTTCCCGGCGTTCCTGTCGTCGGTTTTTTGGGCAATGGCGAGTTTGGCGAATTGGGTGCCTGCGGTTGCGAGGATGAGGCTGGCGCgggtggcgacgacgacgacgacgatcaagGAGATCACAAGCACTCTGAGAAGCGCAAGCGTCTTGAAACGTTTCAGCATGCTTTCACGTTTGCTTTTGGATTTCTGACGTTACCCAGCTAAGTTTATTGCCATTCTGATGGCAGTTTTGTAGATTTTTGCGTAATACCAGCTGGTGTACTTTTAGGACGTTAGGTGGCTTAGAGGCAGCGTGCAGTGAATTCCTCGCGAGAGAATATCTGTAGTCGACACCGAGTCATGTGAGAGAATATAGTTCAATTTCCCTTTTGTTTCGCCTACCAAGAAGACGTGCAGCTTTACGTGCGACGAGGATGGTAAGTTTGTTCTAGACGAAAACCCGTCCGCGCATTAAATAacataatttaattaacaaaaaCATCATATTAACACACGAAACGAGATTGCGAAGACCAACCCACAACAATAAACTTATCAAACACAAAAAATTGGTCGCTCTCGTCCGGCTCAGTCTTCTTTGTGCACCGGACATGCCTTCATTACTGCGTCGAACTGGTCTTCCAACTCCGCTGGAATTGAGAGCCCAGAAACCACATCGGCAccgacttcttttctcagaAGGCACAAAGGACACAACCCGGTTTCGGCGAAATAGTTATGAGCATGAAAGTAGCTGCAACAAAAGTATGCCAGATGGTTCAAGCCAAAAGCAGAGACAGCGGGGAATTCAGAGCAGTTGCAAACATTCACCAAAGGCACAAGTGTCGTGTAATAATAGCAGTTTAGTTCGGCTTTAGTTGTGCGTTCAAAAAAGCCTCTTTCATAGTCGCTGTTTCCGAACACCTTAGCAACCAGAGCATCTTTGCTCTCGACATCGTTAGGCCAGATTGAGTCCAGATCGTCGTTGACAATAAGGAGTGCAGCCAAATACGAAGAGGCGATACGCATTCTCTCGGTTGGCGGCGAACACGACGCCGCATCAACAATAGCCTTGATGACTTTTCGCAAGCACACTGTATGCGCCAAGTCGCGAATTTCAGCAATGTACGACAGGAATTCGACAGCCACGCAGTAACTCGACTT is a window encoding:
- the LOC136191405 gene encoding F-box only protein 22-like is translated as MTSSASASPLDLPVVLYEIFRHCNARTLARASCVNRLWRETAQRVTSNAVRAFSTHFTARSTYAECLLDVASHIDTLQRAPAALLLFISQDDDDDDVDVVTSFCSRIPSNCIAIFCHNEEVGVIGKDGRVFESDDKQPIVVTTLVVPRLNNMSVQLLGLNGYESPKKFTENAIRSLFASSNVDRSRRRPKQELVNLFPGGVIDYESSRLVLCLTSSESQYSPGCSQPFYRGLLRCRRRRHGNALTGALVGGTVIGGIRCYVGATPIPYPNSSLLGLALGGVGFRPATVVSRDVRDVRDLMARVRRDLSGGASTLLSAACFACICVGRRDDVVPGSSLDPLHSMRALFPGVPVVGFLGNGEFGELGACGCEDEAGAGGDDDDDDQGDHKHSEKRKRLETFQHAFTFAFGFLTLPS